The following proteins are co-located in the Triticum aestivum cultivar Chinese Spring chromosome 1A, IWGSC CS RefSeq v2.1, whole genome shotgun sequence genome:
- the LOC123042324 gene encoding RNA-binding protein 39 isoform X1: MDFDEYDYLEKAVEPSVPSTNGGGEKDRSSRRRSSTAGGGGRDQEERGSKRPRSGEDRERHRSGREHRDREDGKEKVDREKAREKDEGRDREKVRKKDGGRSREKVREKDESRDPEKVREKEEGRDREKVREKDGSRDREKVREKEREGRDKLMERDNGRERRSRSRSERRRGEEEEMVRELQRERERSDRHRDYRDRDFRRKKDDGTEPEVDPERDQRTVFAFQLSLKADERDVYEFFSRAGKVRDVRLIMDRNSRRSKGVGYIEFYDVMSVPMAIALTGQPLLGQAVMVKPSEAEKNLAQSNATSGGAASGGARKLYVGNLHSNITEDQLRQAHPTLQKLDRILMSCDWVFEPFGQVELVQLPVDPLTGLCKGFGFIQFARLEDAKAAQSLNGQLDIAGRVIKVSAVTDQGGVQLGTTTGDLDDDEGGGLALNASSRALLMRKLDRSGTATSLTGGIGAPGLNTSVGLPAAASVLGAPLTAASLLVQPVGAIPGAPLPIISQSADIGTPTEFLLLKNMFDPAVETDPDFDLDIRDDVQDECSKFGVVKHIFVDKHTAGFVYLHFDSATAAASAQRSLHGRWFAGKMITATFMTAQQYEMKFPDRAAME; this comes from the exons ATGGACTTTGACGAGTACGACTACTTGGAGAAGGCAGTCGAGCCCTCCGTTCCCTCAACCAACGGCGGGGGTGAGAAGGACCGCAGTTCTCGCCGCCGCTCCTccaccgccggcggcggcggtcgaGACCAAGAGGAGCGCGGATCGAAGCGTCCTCGCTCGGGAGAAGACCGCGAGCGGCACCGCAGCGGCCGTGAGCACCGCGACCGGGAAGACGGGAAGGAGAAGGTCGACCGGGAGAAGGCTAGGGAGAAGGACGAGGGCCGCGACCGCGAGAAGGTTAGGAAGAAGGACGGGGGCCGCAGCCGCGAGAAGGTTAGGGAGAAGGATGAGAGCCGCGACCCTGAGAAGGTTAGGGAGAAGGAAGAGGGCCGGGACCGAGAGAAAGTTAGGGAGAAGGATGGCAGCCGCGACCGTGAGAAGGTTAGGGAAAAGGAGCGGGAGGGCAGGGATAAGCTAATGGAGAGGGATAATGGGAGGGAGCGGAGGAGCCGTAGCCGCTCAGAGCGCCgccgcggggaggaggaggagatggtgaGGGAGCTCCAGCGGGAGCGTGAACGCAGCGACCGCCACCGTGACTACAGAGACCGTGATTTCAG GCGTAAGAAAGATGATGGTACAGAACCAGAAGTTGATCCAGAAAGAGATCAAAGGACTGTATTTGCCTTCCAG CTATCGTTGAAGGCAGATGAAAGGGATGTCTATGAGTTCTTCTCAAGAGCAGGGAAG GTTCGTGATGTCCGCCTTATCATGGACCGAAACTCGCGGCGTTCCAAAGGAGTTGG GTACATTGAGTTCTATGATGTCATGTCTGTTCCAATGGCAATTGCTCTAACCGGTCAGCCGCTTCTAGGGCAAGCAGTAATGGTTAAGCCATCAGAGGCAGAAAAGAACTTAGCTCAGTCAAATGCGACATCTGGTGGAGCAGCTTCAGGTGGAGCAAGAAAGCTGTATGTTGGCAACCTTCATTCCAATATCACCGAGGACCAATTGAGACAG GCTCACCCTACTTTACAGAAGCTGGACAGGATTCTTATGTCCTGTGATTGG GTCTTTGAACCATTTGGGCAAGTTGAGCTTGTCCAGTTGCCTGTAGATCCACTCACTGGGCTATGCAAAGGTTTTGGTTTCATTCAG TTTGCACGGCTTGAAGATGCAAAAGCTGCTCAGAGTTTAAATGGCCAACTTGATATTGCTGGGAGAGTAATAAAG GTCTCAGCTGTTACTGATCAGGGTGGTGTGCAACTTGGCACAACTACTGGAGATTTAGATGATGATGAAGGTGGAGGCTTG GCATTAAATGCAAGCTCTAGAGCCCTTCTGATGCGGAAATTGGACCGCAGTGGCACTGCAACCAG CTTAACTGGTGGCATTGGTGCTCCTGGATTGAACACTTCTGTTGGATTGCCTGCTGCTGCATCAGTGCTTGGTGCTCCTCTTACAGCTGCTTCTCTTCTTGTACAGCCTGTTGGAGCAATTCCAGGGGCACCTCTTCCTATCATCTCTCAGTCTGCTGATATTGGTACACCTACTGAATTCCTATTGCTGAAGAACATGTTCGACCCAGCAGTGGAG ACGGATCCTGATTTTGATTTGGATATTAGAGATGATGTGCAAGACGAATGTTCGAAGTTTGGTGTAGTGAAGCATATTTTTGTTGACAA GCATACCGCGGGCTTTGTGTACCTGCATTTTGATAGCGCAACAGCAGCAGCAAGTGCGCAACGATCACTTCACGGCCGATGGTTTGCTGGAAAGATGATTACGGCAACCTTTATG ACAGCACAGCAGTATGAAATGAAGTTCCCAGACCGCGCAGCTATGGAATGA
- the LOC123042324 gene encoding RNA-binding protein 39 isoform X2, with protein sequence MDFDEYDYLEKAVEPSVPSTNGGGEKDRSSRRRSSTAGGGGRDQEERGSKRPRSGEDRERHRSGREHRDREDGKEKVDREKAREKDEGRDREKVRKKDGGRSREKVREKDESRDPEKVREKEEGRDREKVREKDGSRDREKVREKEREGRDKLMERDNGRERRSRSRSERRRGEEEEMVRELQRERERSDRHRDYRDRDFRRKKDDGTEPEVDPERDQRTVFAFQLSLKADERDVYEFFSRAGKVRDVRLIMDRNSRRSKGVGYIEFYDVMSVPMAIALTGQPLLGQAVMVKPSEAEKNLAQSNATSGGAASGGARKLYVGNLHSNITEDQLRQVFEPFGQVELVQLPVDPLTGLCKGFGFIQFARLEDAKAAQSLNGQLDIAGRVIKVSAVTDQGGVQLGTTTGDLDDDEGGGLALNASSRALLMRKLDRSGTATSLTGGIGAPGLNTSVGLPAAASVLGAPLTAASLLVQPVGAIPGAPLPIISQSADIGTPTEFLLLKNMFDPAVETDPDFDLDIRDDVQDECSKFGVVKHIFVDKHTAGFVYLHFDSATAAASAQRSLHGRWFAGKMITATFMTAQQYEMKFPDRAAME encoded by the exons ATGGACTTTGACGAGTACGACTACTTGGAGAAGGCAGTCGAGCCCTCCGTTCCCTCAACCAACGGCGGGGGTGAGAAGGACCGCAGTTCTCGCCGCCGCTCCTccaccgccggcggcggcggtcgaGACCAAGAGGAGCGCGGATCGAAGCGTCCTCGCTCGGGAGAAGACCGCGAGCGGCACCGCAGCGGCCGTGAGCACCGCGACCGGGAAGACGGGAAGGAGAAGGTCGACCGGGAGAAGGCTAGGGAGAAGGACGAGGGCCGCGACCGCGAGAAGGTTAGGAAGAAGGACGGGGGCCGCAGCCGCGAGAAGGTTAGGGAGAAGGATGAGAGCCGCGACCCTGAGAAGGTTAGGGAGAAGGAAGAGGGCCGGGACCGAGAGAAAGTTAGGGAGAAGGATGGCAGCCGCGACCGTGAGAAGGTTAGGGAAAAGGAGCGGGAGGGCAGGGATAAGCTAATGGAGAGGGATAATGGGAGGGAGCGGAGGAGCCGTAGCCGCTCAGAGCGCCgccgcggggaggaggaggagatggtgaGGGAGCTCCAGCGGGAGCGTGAACGCAGCGACCGCCACCGTGACTACAGAGACCGTGATTTCAG GCGTAAGAAAGATGATGGTACAGAACCAGAAGTTGATCCAGAAAGAGATCAAAGGACTGTATTTGCCTTCCAG CTATCGTTGAAGGCAGATGAAAGGGATGTCTATGAGTTCTTCTCAAGAGCAGGGAAG GTTCGTGATGTCCGCCTTATCATGGACCGAAACTCGCGGCGTTCCAAAGGAGTTGG GTACATTGAGTTCTATGATGTCATGTCTGTTCCAATGGCAATTGCTCTAACCGGTCAGCCGCTTCTAGGGCAAGCAGTAATGGTTAAGCCATCAGAGGCAGAAAAGAACTTAGCTCAGTCAAATGCGACATCTGGTGGAGCAGCTTCAGGTGGAGCAAGAAAGCTGTATGTTGGCAACCTTCATTCCAATATCACCGAGGACCAATTGAGACAG GTCTTTGAACCATTTGGGCAAGTTGAGCTTGTCCAGTTGCCTGTAGATCCACTCACTGGGCTATGCAAAGGTTTTGGTTTCATTCAG TTTGCACGGCTTGAAGATGCAAAAGCTGCTCAGAGTTTAAATGGCCAACTTGATATTGCTGGGAGAGTAATAAAG GTCTCAGCTGTTACTGATCAGGGTGGTGTGCAACTTGGCACAACTACTGGAGATTTAGATGATGATGAAGGTGGAGGCTTG GCATTAAATGCAAGCTCTAGAGCCCTTCTGATGCGGAAATTGGACCGCAGTGGCACTGCAACCAG CTTAACTGGTGGCATTGGTGCTCCTGGATTGAACACTTCTGTTGGATTGCCTGCTGCTGCATCAGTGCTTGGTGCTCCTCTTACAGCTGCTTCTCTTCTTGTACAGCCTGTTGGAGCAATTCCAGGGGCACCTCTTCCTATCATCTCTCAGTCTGCTGATATTGGTACACCTACTGAATTCCTATTGCTGAAGAACATGTTCGACCCAGCAGTGGAG ACGGATCCTGATTTTGATTTGGATATTAGAGATGATGTGCAAGACGAATGTTCGAAGTTTGGTGTAGTGAAGCATATTTTTGTTGACAA GCATACCGCGGGCTTTGTGTACCTGCATTTTGATAGCGCAACAGCAGCAGCAAGTGCGCAACGATCACTTCACGGCCGATGGTTTGCTGGAAAGATGATTACGGCAACCTTTATG ACAGCACAGCAGTATGAAATGAAGTTCCCAGACCGCGCAGCTATGGAATGA
- the LOC123042324 gene encoding RNA-binding protein 39 isoform X3, with the protein MSVPMAIALTGQPLLGQAVMVKPSEAEKNLAQSNATSGGAASGGARKLYVGNLHSNITEDQLRQVFEPFGQVELVQLPVDPLTGLCKGFGFIQFARLEDAKAAQSLNGQLDIAGRVIKVSAVTDQGGVQLGTTTGDLDDDEGGGLALNASSRALLMRKLDRSGTATSLTGGIGAPGLNTSVGLPAAASVLGAPLTAASLLVQPVGAIPGAPLPIISQSADIGTPTEFLLLKNMFDPAVETDPDFDLDIRDDVQDECSKFGVVKHIFVDKHTAGFVYLHFDSATAAASAQRSLHGRWFAGKMITATFMTAQQYEMKFPDRAAME; encoded by the exons ATGTCTGTTCCAATGGCAATTGCTCTAACCGGTCAGCCGCTTCTAGGGCAAGCAGTAATGGTTAAGCCATCAGAGGCAGAAAAGAACTTAGCTCAGTCAAATGCGACATCTGGTGGAGCAGCTTCAGGTGGAGCAAGAAAGCTGTATGTTGGCAACCTTCATTCCAATATCACCGAGGACCAATTGAGACAG GTCTTTGAACCATTTGGGCAAGTTGAGCTTGTCCAGTTGCCTGTAGATCCACTCACTGGGCTATGCAAAGGTTTTGGTTTCATTCAG TTTGCACGGCTTGAAGATGCAAAAGCTGCTCAGAGTTTAAATGGCCAACTTGATATTGCTGGGAGAGTAATAAAG GTCTCAGCTGTTACTGATCAGGGTGGTGTGCAACTTGGCACAACTACTGGAGATTTAGATGATGATGAAGGTGGAGGCTTG GCATTAAATGCAAGCTCTAGAGCCCTTCTGATGCGGAAATTGGACCGCAGTGGCACTGCAACCAG CTTAACTGGTGGCATTGGTGCTCCTGGATTGAACACTTCTGTTGGATTGCCTGCTGCTGCATCAGTGCTTGGTGCTCCTCTTACAGCTGCTTCTCTTCTTGTACAGCCTGTTGGAGCAATTCCAGGGGCACCTCTTCCTATCATCTCTCAGTCTGCTGATATTGGTACACCTACTGAATTCCTATTGCTGAAGAACATGTTCGACCCAGCAGTGGAG ACGGATCCTGATTTTGATTTGGATATTAGAGATGATGTGCAAGACGAATGTTCGAAGTTTGGTGTAGTGAAGCATATTTTTGTTGACAA GCATACCGCGGGCTTTGTGTACCTGCATTTTGATAGCGCAACAGCAGCAGCAAGTGCGCAACGATCACTTCACGGCCGATGGTTTGCTGGAAAGATGATTACGGCAACCTTTATG ACAGCACAGCAGTATGAAATGAAGTTCCCAGACCGCGCAGCTATGGAATGA